In the genome of Pseudarthrobacter sp. IC2-21, one region contains:
- a CDS encoding branched-chain amino acid ABC transporter permease: MSNPSSLVRNKFGRTALIALVAVVLLAAPLFLPPFANQTLVRIGVYAVAVLGLNIVMGYTGQVNLGQIFFVGLGAYVTAYGVNQGWNIVLVFLAACAIAGIVGLLVALAAARLGGLAIAMVTIALPIVGVPLAKRLEEFTGGSQGISARFSDAPDWSGLYSDQWQFYIILLVTVIAFLLARNLVRGKYGRAFGVVRENEAVAASMGVSPYRTKVLAFTIASIYGGASGFLYLAAVQYTSPETLSFGHSISLLAAMVIGGAGSIVGSLIGGAYYVFVPQLTNAIDPSFTTLSQGAILLAVLFLLPEGLVSLPRVIRRLTRRGSTRSIPGTDPPKTASPPRPVTEAAPEELEPTERQDRS, translated from the coding sequence ATGAGCAACCCTTCTTCCCTTGTTCGCAACAAATTCGGCCGCACCGCCCTCATCGCGCTGGTTGCGGTGGTGTTGCTTGCCGCCCCGCTTTTCCTTCCGCCGTTCGCCAACCAGACGCTGGTGCGCATCGGTGTCTACGCTGTCGCGGTACTGGGACTGAACATCGTCATGGGCTACACCGGCCAGGTCAACCTCGGACAGATTTTCTTCGTCGGGCTGGGCGCCTACGTCACCGCCTACGGCGTCAACCAGGGATGGAACATCGTCCTTGTCTTCCTGGCTGCCTGTGCCATCGCCGGCATCGTCGGGCTGCTGGTGGCCCTGGCGGCCGCCCGGCTGGGCGGCCTCGCGATTGCGATGGTCACCATCGCGCTGCCCATCGTCGGTGTCCCGCTGGCCAAGCGGCTTGAGGAATTCACCGGCGGCTCCCAGGGCATCTCCGCCCGCTTTTCGGACGCCCCCGACTGGTCGGGCCTCTACAGCGACCAGTGGCAGTTCTACATCATCCTTCTGGTGACCGTCATCGCCTTCCTGTTGGCCCGCAACCTGGTGCGTGGCAAATACGGCCGGGCCTTCGGCGTCGTGCGCGAAAACGAAGCCGTGGCCGCGTCAATGGGAGTCTCGCCGTACCGCACCAAGGTACTGGCATTCACCATCGCTTCCATCTATGGCGGGGCGAGCGGTTTCCTGTATCTGGCAGCCGTGCAGTACACCTCACCGGAAACCCTCAGCTTCGGCCACTCCATCAGCCTTCTTGCGGCGATGGTGATCGGCGGCGCGGGAAGCATCGTCGGTTCGCTGATCGGCGGGGCCTACTACGTCTTCGTTCCGCAGCTCACCAACGCCATTGACCCAAGCTTCACCACGCTCAGCCAGGGCGCCATCCTCCTCGCCGTGTTGTTCCTGTTGCCCGAAGGGCTGGTCAGCCTGCCACGGGTGATCCGCAGGCTCACCCGCCGGGGCAGTACCCGATCCATCCCGGGGACCGATCCCCCCAAGACCGCTTCGCCGCCCCGGCCAGTCACGGAGGCGGCCCCGGAGGAACTCGAACCAACTGAGAGGCAAGATCGATCATGA
- a CDS encoding branched-chain amino acid ABC transporter permease: MGTFIQLVVDGLATGSVYAALALAIVLVNQATGLINFAQGGMAVFSAYIAYAFVRVGLPLIVAILLALVISFFIGALVERFLVRRFERGDPDTAVVVTIGLLTLVTGIAAVLWSYNNLPFPSLFPLTSVDILGAVVSVRSLATTVTILVIMGVLQVLFLRTKLGLALRAVADNPGSAAFSGLPVGRLLMIGWGLAAALGCIAGVLVAPQLTLTPGMLDTALVYALAAVILGGLSSPIGCVVAASAIGVLENLVAVYVPLVGHDLKIAVPFALIFIILILRPQGLFGRKVVVRV; encoded by the coding sequence ATGGGAACCTTCATCCAGCTCGTAGTGGACGGCCTGGCCACCGGCTCTGTCTACGCTGCCCTGGCCCTGGCCATCGTGCTGGTTAACCAGGCAACCGGCCTGATCAACTTCGCCCAGGGCGGCATGGCTGTCTTCTCCGCCTATATTGCCTACGCCTTTGTGCGGGTGGGACTGCCGCTCATTGTGGCGATCCTCCTTGCGCTGGTGATTTCGTTCTTCATCGGCGCCCTGGTGGAACGCTTCCTGGTCCGCCGGTTCGAACGGGGGGACCCTGACACGGCCGTGGTGGTGACCATTGGCCTCCTGACCCTGGTCACGGGCATCGCCGCAGTTCTCTGGAGCTACAACAACCTTCCCTTCCCGTCACTTTTCCCGCTGACCAGCGTGGACATCCTCGGCGCGGTGGTAAGCGTCCGGTCACTTGCCACCACCGTGACCATCCTCGTCATCATGGGGGTGCTCCAGGTGCTCTTCCTCCGCACCAAGCTGGGGCTCGCGCTCCGGGCAGTCGCCGACAATCCCGGCTCCGCGGCGTTCTCCGGTCTTCCAGTAGGACGGCTCCTGATGATCGGCTGGGGCCTCGCAGCCGCCCTTGGCTGCATTGCCGGCGTGCTGGTGGCCCCGCAGCTGACCCTGACGCCGGGCATGCTGGACACCGCGCTCGTCTACGCGCTCGCCGCTGTCATCCTCGGGGGCCTGAGCAGCCCGATCGGCTGCGTGGTGGCCGCTTCTGCCATCGGCGTGCTGGAGAACCTCGTCGCCGTCTACGTACCCCTCGTGGGGCACGACCTCAAAATCGCGGTGCCTTTTGCACTGATCTTTATCATCCTCATCCTCCGTCCCCAAGGCCTGTTCGGGCGAAAAGTCGTGGTGCGGGTCTGA
- a CDS encoding class F sortase, whose amino-acid sequence MSKPPARHTARGRVVRASRWNRLNRGDLAILLCGVLGFLSLTFGGPLLSPPDVGNHGGSGVRAAEIAAPSVAPPSSVPMPSQPAEQASTAAPLSVAPSATPVAGPVLPDASAPLRVRYQAAAIDTEVHPLEPDAAAAASRTVVPPSTMDGYWLTPFGVPGSGSGNTTYIIGHSWEDRDAPFNHLSSRANTGDGFDVVTATGTIRYRVDSVTTYLKASLKDSPIWDIVPNRVVLISCYTEDPWGKNVVVSASPAAG is encoded by the coding sequence ATGTCGAAGCCGCCCGCCAGGCACACCGCCCGCGGACGCGTGGTGCGCGCGTCCCGTTGGAACCGCCTGAACAGGGGGGACCTGGCTATTCTCCTGTGCGGTGTCCTGGGTTTCCTGTCGCTGACATTCGGCGGCCCGTTACTTAGCCCGCCGGACGTCGGCAACCACGGGGGGTCCGGCGTCCGCGCGGCCGAAATTGCGGCACCTTCGGTAGCGCCGCCGTCGTCCGTTCCCATGCCCTCGCAACCCGCGGAACAGGCGTCCACGGCGGCACCCTTGTCCGTCGCCCCATCAGCGACGCCCGTCGCCGGACCGGTGCTGCCCGATGCTTCCGCACCCCTGCGGGTCCGGTACCAGGCGGCGGCCATCGACACCGAGGTCCATCCGCTCGAACCGGATGCCGCCGCGGCTGCCAGCCGGACTGTTGTGCCCCCGTCCACCATGGACGGCTATTGGCTGACACCTTTCGGAGTTCCGGGCAGCGGCTCCGGCAATACCACGTACATCATCGGGCACAGCTGGGAGGACCGGGATGCCCCGTTCAACCACCTCAGCTCCCGGGCAAACACAGGAGACGGGTTCGACGTCGTCACGGCCACCGGCACCATCCGCTACCGCGTTGACTCTGTCACCACCTACCTCAAGGCCAGCCTTAAGGACAGCCCCATCTGGGATATAGTGCCCAATCGCGTTGTGCTGATCAGCTGCTACACCGAGGATCCCTGGGGGAAGAACGTGGTGGTTTCGGCCTCTCCTGCGGCCGGCTGA
- a CDS encoding WXG100 family type VII secretion target: MAIWGADVEQLRTLGTKLQAGASTIEQERSNLTRMLDSTQWKGPDADHFRGEWSGTHTSALNQVIQALKDAGQKATRNANEQDQASR, translated from the coding sequence ATGGCTATTTGGGGCGCAGATGTAGAGCAGCTCAGGACTCTTGGCACGAAGCTGCAGGCCGGTGCTTCCACGATCGAGCAGGAGCGGAGCAACCTGACCCGCATGCTGGACAGCACCCAGTGGAAGGGCCCGGACGCGGACCACTTCCGCGGCGAATGGTCCGGCACGCACACGAGTGCGCTGAACCAGGTCATCCAGGCGCTCAAGGATGCCGGCCAGAAGGCCACCAGGAACGCCAATGAGCAGGATCAGGCTTCCCGCTAA
- a CDS encoding ABC transporter ATP-binding protein, producing MAASLSLTDVNLHFGGVKVLQDVSMNVAPGVIFGLVGPNGAGKTSLFNCISGHYKPSSGSITIDGTEVLGSAPSRLSRLGLARTFQHPALQLHSTVLENVLLGGHTRLPGGPLPWALRLPFTARAEDEMRSEALELLDRAGLGWAAGKPADELSHGLHKGIELWRALLSKPSLLLLDEPAAGLSHAEVEQLISTVKRVRDEQDITIVIVEHHMGLISALTDQVVVLDHGRKLMEGTAAQAQSDPRVIEAYIGKDAADDAA from the coding sequence GTGGCCGCAAGCCTGAGCCTCACGGACGTCAACCTCCACTTCGGCGGGGTCAAGGTGCTGCAGGACGTCAGCATGAACGTGGCGCCGGGCGTCATCTTCGGCCTCGTGGGCCCCAACGGCGCCGGCAAGACCTCCCTCTTCAATTGCATCAGTGGCCATTACAAGCCAAGCTCGGGTTCCATCACCATTGACGGCACTGAAGTCCTCGGCAGCGCCCCGTCCCGGCTGTCGCGCCTGGGGCTGGCGCGGACTTTTCAGCATCCTGCCCTCCAGCTGCACTCCACGGTCCTTGAGAACGTTCTGCTCGGCGGCCACACGCGGCTTCCGGGCGGCCCTCTCCCATGGGCATTGAGGCTGCCCTTCACTGCACGCGCTGAGGACGAAATGCGCTCGGAAGCGCTCGAACTCCTGGATCGTGCCGGACTCGGCTGGGCAGCCGGCAAGCCCGCCGATGAACTTTCCCACGGGCTCCATAAGGGCATCGAGTTATGGCGGGCCCTGCTCTCCAAACCCTCGCTGTTGCTTCTTGATGAGCCGGCGGCTGGCCTCTCGCACGCGGAGGTAGAGCAACTCATCAGCACCGTGAAGCGTGTCCGGGATGAGCAGGACATCACCATTGTCATTGTCGAGCACCACATGGGACTCATCTCGGCTCTCACCGATCAGGTGGTGGTCCTGGATCACGGCCGCAAGCTGATGGAGGGCACCGCGGCCCAGGCGCAGTCGGACCCCCGCGTCATCGAGGCCTACATCGGGAAGGACGCAGCGGATGACGCTGCTTGA
- a CDS encoding universal stress protein, translated as MTPEPFSGPPPLLVGVLPNQHPEVLTTAANLAARLSVPLLCAYVDEASYLVEWDPARSAHRLSLHPGEDDDDVRAVTTGIRADIERSVAHSRANGVQVEWTLRTLTGDPARALARLAAETDAPMIIVGTSERGLSHRISEMLNGSVGLWLTHHQSRPVLVVPYRRAAHEDRE; from the coding sequence ATGACTCCCGAACCCTTCAGTGGACCGCCCCCGCTCCTGGTGGGGGTACTGCCCAACCAGCACCCGGAAGTGCTGACCACCGCGGCTAACCTTGCGGCACGGCTTTCGGTGCCTTTGCTGTGCGCCTATGTTGACGAAGCCAGCTACCTGGTGGAGTGGGATCCCGCCCGGTCGGCGCACCGCCTCTCACTCCATCCCGGGGAGGACGACGACGACGTCCGGGCTGTGACCACAGGCATTAGGGCCGACATTGAACGCAGCGTGGCACACAGCAGGGCAAACGGCGTGCAGGTGGAATGGACACTGCGAACCCTCACGGGCGACCCCGCGCGCGCCCTCGCCCGCCTCGCCGCCGAAACCGACGCGCCCATGATCATCGTGGGCACCTCGGAACGCGGCCTGTCCCACCGGATTTCCGAGATGCTTAACGGCTCCGTAGGGCTCTGGCTGACCCATCACCAAAGCCGGCCCGTGCTGGTTGTCCCCTACCGCCGGGCGGCACACGAGGACCGTGAATAG
- a CDS encoding exo-alpha-sialidase, with protein MGCMATAESFVLAIGTKKGLWLATSPDRQRWSFSGPHFLMSEIPSIGIDTRAGRTRIMVGVRSEHWGPTVAHSDDLGATWSEPEKGAITFPEDTGAAVERIWQIYPDAEARPGVVWAGAEPISVWKSTDGGEHFELNRGLWDHPHRSEWGAGYGGAAAHSILVNPAGDTVHIAMSTGGVYRSLDGGTSWEPRNKGISAYFMPDPNPEFGQCVHKIAADAAVEGRLYAQNHHGVYRTDDNGENWNSIAEGLPADFGFVMLTHPRREGTAWVVPLKADGERIPPEGKLAVHRTDDAGATWKRLDSGLPAHEYNSVLRDAASVDSAEPAGVYFGTRGGTVYASADEGETFTEVASHLPDVLCVRAARIPGALPVQETAAAQGA; from the coding sequence ATGGGGTGCATGGCAACCGCAGAGAGTTTTGTCCTGGCGATCGGCACCAAAAAAGGCCTCTGGCTGGCCACGAGCCCGGACCGGCAGCGCTGGTCCTTCTCCGGTCCGCACTTCCTGATGAGCGAAATACCCAGCATCGGCATAGACACCCGGGCCGGCAGGACCCGGATCATGGTGGGCGTCAGATCCGAGCACTGGGGCCCCACGGTGGCTCACTCCGATGACCTTGGTGCCACGTGGTCCGAACCCGAAAAGGGTGCCATCACCTTTCCCGAAGATACCGGCGCGGCCGTGGAAAGGATCTGGCAGATCTATCCGGACGCGGAGGCCCGGCCCGGCGTGGTGTGGGCAGGGGCCGAGCCCATTTCGGTGTGGAAATCCACCGACGGCGGCGAGCACTTCGAGCTTAATCGCGGGCTCTGGGACCATCCCCACCGCAGCGAGTGGGGTGCCGGCTACGGCGGCGCCGCCGCACACTCCATCCTTGTCAATCCTGCAGGGGACACGGTCCATATCGCCATGAGCACGGGAGGCGTGTACCGCTCGCTCGACGGCGGCACCTCCTGGGAGCCCCGCAATAAGGGGATCTCGGCCTACTTCATGCCGGATCCCAACCCGGAATTTGGTCAGTGCGTGCACAAGATCGCGGCGGATGCCGCCGTCGAAGGCCGCCTCTACGCTCAGAACCATCACGGTGTGTACCGCACCGACGATAACGGCGAAAACTGGAACTCCATCGCCGAAGGGCTTCCGGCCGACTTCGGCTTTGTGATGCTGACGCACCCCCGCCGGGAAGGAACCGCCTGGGTGGTGCCGTTGAAGGCCGACGGCGAGCGGATCCCGCCGGAGGGCAAGCTTGCGGTCCACCGGACGGACGACGCCGGCGCCACGTGGAAACGCCTGGATTCCGGGCTGCCCGCCCACGAATACAACAGCGTGCTGCGGGACGCCGCCTCGGTGGATTCCGCTGAACCGGCCGGCGTTTATTTCGGGACACGCGGCGGGACGGTCTACGCCAGCGCTGATGAAGGCGAAACGTTCACCGAGGTGGCATCGCACCTGCCGGACGTCCTGTGCGTCCGCGCGGCCAGGATCCCTGGTGCCCTTCCGGTTCAGGAAACGGCAGCTGCCCAGGGTGCCTGA
- a CDS encoding MoaD/ThiS family protein, with product MPEIRVLLPSVLHPLAGGQSILTAPAEGSMTVGELLERVTGNYPVLARRLRDETGALRRFVNIYVNGDEVRRLRGLDTEVAPGEEVLVIQSVAGG from the coding sequence ATGCCTGAGATCAGGGTGCTGCTGCCCAGCGTCCTCCACCCGCTGGCCGGCGGACAGTCCATCCTGACCGCCCCCGCCGAGGGCTCCATGACGGTGGGGGAGTTGCTCGAACGGGTGACTGGAAACTATCCGGTCCTCGCCCGGCGGCTTCGGGACGAAACCGGTGCCCTGCGCCGCTTTGTGAACATTTACGTAAACGGCGACGAAGTGCGGCGCCTCCGTGGCCTGGACACCGAAGTGGCTCCGGGCGAGGAGGTGCTGGTCATCCAGTCCGTGGCCGGTGGTTAG
- a CDS encoding ABC transporter ATP-binding protein: MTLLELSDVTASYGPVQVLDGVSLSVPEGGSVGILGANGAGKTTTLRAISGTVRTGGRITFDGRDIRGFRPDQVAALGIAHVPEGRGTLGQLSVRENLMVGAYLRKGKQKIAADVDYCLDLFPQLRDRIGSRAAALSGGEQQMLAVARAFMAKPKLLLLDEASLGLAPSTAKTVYEAIRRLRLDSGIAMVVVEQNANLAFSLVDTATVLETGRNVLTGSSAELKGMDEIRRAYLGG; the protein is encoded by the coding sequence ATGACGCTGCTTGAACTCTCCGACGTGACTGCATCCTACGGGCCTGTGCAGGTCCTGGACGGAGTCTCCCTCAGCGTGCCCGAGGGTGGATCTGTCGGTATCCTCGGCGCGAACGGAGCGGGCAAGACCACCACGCTGCGCGCCATCAGCGGCACGGTGCGGACGGGCGGACGGATCACCTTCGACGGCCGGGATATCCGCGGCTTCCGCCCCGACCAGGTCGCCGCCCTGGGGATCGCCCATGTGCCGGAAGGCCGCGGAACACTCGGCCAGCTGTCGGTGCGGGAAAACCTGATGGTGGGCGCCTACCTCCGCAAGGGGAAGCAGAAGATCGCCGCCGACGTCGACTATTGCCTCGATCTGTTCCCTCAGCTCCGGGACCGCATCGGTTCGCGGGCTGCGGCGCTTTCCGGGGGCGAGCAGCAGATGCTCGCCGTGGCGCGCGCGTTCATGGCCAAACCCAAGCTGTTGCTTCTTGACGAAGCATCCCTCGGGCTGGCGCCAAGCACGGCGAAGACGGTCTATGAGGCCATCCGCCGGCTGCGTCTTGACTCGGGAATCGCCATGGTGGTGGTAGAGCAGAATGCCAACCTGGCCTTCTCGCTTGTGGACACGGCCACCGTGCTGGAAACCGGCCGCAACGTACTGACCGGTTCCTCGGCCGAACTCAAGGGCATGGACGAGATCCGCCGCGCCTACCTGGGGGGCTGA
- a CDS encoding DUF2277 domain-containing protein — MCRNIRTLHNYEPHATSEEVHAAALQYVRKVSGSTKPSKANEEAFEAAVHEIAHVTQHLLDSLVTHAPAKDRDEEAAKAKARSAIRFGTA; from the coding sequence ATGTGCCGGAATATTCGAACCCTCCATAACTATGAACCGCACGCCACGTCCGAGGAAGTGCACGCGGCCGCCCTGCAGTACGTGCGCAAGGTCAGCGGGAGCACCAAGCCGTCCAAGGCCAATGAGGAAGCCTTCGAAGCGGCAGTGCATGAAATCGCGCATGTCACGCAGCACCTGCTGGACTCGCTGGTGACACATGCGCCCGCCAAGGACCGGGACGAGGAGGCGGCCAAGGCCAAGGCCCGCTCCGCCATCCGCTTCGGTACCGCCTGA
- a CDS encoding heavy-metal-associated domain-containing protein, with protein MSTVSTTVSVSGMTCGHCISSVTEEIESLAGVEEVAVDLNAGGISTVTITSSQELSPAEIGEAVAEAGYLVVANEA; from the coding sequence ATGAGCACCGTCTCCACCACTGTCAGCGTGTCCGGCATGACCTGCGGCCACTGCATTTCCTCCGTCACCGAAGAAATTGAATCCCTCGCCGGTGTTGAAGAGGTCGCCGTGGACCTCAACGCCGGGGGCATCTCCACTGTCACCATTACCTCCAGCCAGGAATTGTCGCCGGCCGAGATCGGCGAAGCGGTGGCCGAAGCCGGCTACCTGGTTGTGGCAAACGAAGCGTAA
- a CDS encoding heavy metal translocating P-type ATPase produces the protein MSQAGNRVVELDIEGMTCASCVNRVERKLRKLDGVEASVNLPLESAHVTAPAGITDQQIVDTVNATGYKATLRQPPAPTHQDPHDLGGHGGHGGPEDGYTSSPDGQSTDSGDMRKRASEGGTTEHAEHVSEGGAQRDHGANGGAAAKLRPRLIVAAVLTVPVFLISMVPALQFPNWGWVAGVLALPVVSWAAWPFHRAAAVNAHHFASTMDTLVSIGVAAAYLFSVWQLALDPRLTEHPGMEGMESGGLYFEVAAVVTSFLLLGRFLEANAKEKAGDALKALLNLGAKDATVLQDGTEHQIPADQLRVGDVVVVRPGEKIATDGVVLEGSSAVDASLLTGESVPVEVGPESKVTGATINTSGRLLVRATRVGSETTLAQMARLVSQAQTGKAPIARLADRISGVFVPLVLVIAVVTFGLWLVASGPAVDPAELRAAFTAAVTVLVIACPCALGLATPVGLLTGTGRGAQLGILIKGPQVLEDTRTVDTILLDKTGTITSGKLSVAGTAAFEGHLERDVLRLAGAVEAASEHPIARAIAAAAQQVQATYDGGRLPAVEHFRSAPGGGVAGTVGGRVILAGRTGWLRENGVSITALQQETLDAAEAGGATAIWVAVDGVPAGIISLQDTIKPGSAAAIERLKGLGLRPILLTGDNAAVAAQVAAAVGISPGDVHAAVLPAGKVEAVKKLQAGGATVAMAGDGVNDAAALAQADLGIAMGSGTDVAIEAADLTVMGDDLGQVAQAIELSRRTLATIKTNLFWAFFYNAIGIPVAALGLLNPMLAGGAMAASSVLVVANSLRLRSFGK, from the coding sequence ATGAGCCAAGCGGGTAACCGGGTGGTTGAACTGGACATCGAGGGCATGACCTGTGCCTCGTGCGTGAACCGCGTGGAACGGAAACTCCGCAAGCTCGACGGCGTGGAAGCCTCCGTGAATCTCCCCCTGGAATCCGCCCACGTCACGGCTCCGGCAGGCATCACGGACCAGCAGATCGTGGACACCGTGAACGCCACTGGCTACAAAGCCACCCTCCGCCAGCCCCCCGCCCCCACTCACCAAGATCCGCACGATCTGGGTGGTCACGGTGGTCACGGTGGTCCGGAAGACGGGTACACCAGTTCCCCGGATGGCCAGAGCACCGACTCCGGTGACATGCGGAAGCGTGCGTCTGAGGGAGGAACGACCGAGCACGCGGAGCATGTGTCCGAAGGCGGTGCGCAACGGGACCATGGGGCCAATGGAGGAGCCGCTGCCAAACTCAGGCCGCGGCTGATTGTGGCGGCAGTCCTGACGGTTCCGGTGTTCCTGATCTCGATGGTCCCGGCCCTGCAGTTCCCGAACTGGGGCTGGGTGGCGGGAGTGCTGGCCCTTCCCGTGGTGAGCTGGGCGGCCTGGCCGTTCCACCGCGCCGCCGCCGTCAACGCACACCATTTTGCCTCCACCATGGACACCCTCGTCTCCATCGGGGTCGCGGCCGCGTACCTTTTCAGCGTCTGGCAGCTGGCGCTTGACCCGCGCCTGACTGAGCACCCTGGCATGGAAGGCATGGAATCCGGCGGCCTGTACTTTGAAGTCGCCGCGGTGGTCACCTCCTTCCTGCTCCTGGGCCGGTTCCTCGAAGCCAACGCCAAAGAAAAGGCCGGCGATGCCCTGAAGGCACTGTTGAACCTCGGCGCCAAGGACGCCACAGTCCTCCAGGACGGCACCGAACACCAAATCCCCGCCGATCAGCTCCGCGTGGGGGACGTTGTGGTGGTCCGCCCCGGCGAGAAAATCGCCACCGACGGCGTCGTTCTCGAAGGCAGCTCCGCCGTCGACGCGTCCCTGCTGACCGGCGAATCCGTCCCGGTAGAGGTTGGGCCCGAAAGCAAGGTCACCGGCGCCACAATCAACACCTCGGGACGCCTGCTGGTCCGGGCTACCCGGGTCGGCTCCGAGACGACCCTTGCCCAGATGGCGCGGCTGGTGTCCCAGGCCCAGACCGGAAAGGCGCCCATCGCGCGGCTGGCCGACCGGATCAGCGGGGTCTTTGTCCCCCTGGTGCTGGTCATCGCCGTGGTCACGTTTGGGCTGTGGCTCGTGGCCAGCGGCCCGGCAGTTGATCCTGCCGAACTTCGGGCCGCGTTCACCGCCGCGGTCACGGTCCTGGTCATCGCCTGTCCCTGCGCACTGGGCCTCGCCACTCCCGTGGGCCTCCTCACCGGCACCGGTCGCGGGGCCCAGCTGGGCATCCTGATCAAGGGCCCGCAGGTCCTCGAAGACACCCGAACCGTGGACACCATCCTGCTGGACAAGACCGGCACCATCACCAGCGGGAAGCTCTCCGTGGCGGGGACCGCGGCGTTTGAGGGCCACCTGGAGCGTGACGTGCTGCGCCTCGCCGGTGCTGTCGAGGCCGCGTCGGAGCACCCCATCGCCCGCGCCATCGCGGCAGCAGCCCAGCAGGTGCAGGCCACGTACGACGGCGGCCGGTTGCCCGCCGTCGAACACTTCCGTTCGGCGCCCGGCGGCGGAGTGGCCGGAACCGTGGGGGGCCGCGTCATCCTGGCGGGCCGCACGGGCTGGCTGAGGGAGAACGGCGTCAGCATCACCGCGTTGCAGCAGGAAACACTGGATGCTGCGGAGGCGGGCGGCGCCACGGCCATCTGGGTTGCGGTGGACGGGGTTCCGGCCGGCATCATCAGCCTGCAGGACACGATCAAGCCGGGCTCGGCGGCGGCCATTGAACGGCTGAAGGGGCTGGGGCTGAGGCCTATCCTGCTGACCGGAGACAACGCCGCCGTGGCCGCACAGGTGGCTGCCGCCGTCGGGATCTCCCCCGGTGACGTTCACGCCGCCGTGCTGCCGGCCGGAAAGGTCGAGGCGGTAAAAAAGCTCCAGGCCGGGGGTGCCACGGTGGCCATGGCCGGGGACGGCGTGAACGACGCCGCCGCCCTGGCGCAGGCCGATCTTGGCATCGCCATGGGCTCAGGCACCGACGTGGCGATTGAAGCGGCAGACCTCACCGTCATGGGCGATGACCTCGGCCAGGTCGCCCAGGCGATCGAACTCTCCCGGCGGACCCTGGCCACCATCAAAACCAACCTGTTCTGGGCCTTTTTCTACAACGCCATCGGCATTCCGGTGGCTGCCCTGGGCCTGTTGAACCCGATGCTGGCCGGTGGTGCGATGGCGGCGAGCTCGGTCCTGGTGGTGGCGAACTCGCTGCGGCTGCGCAGCTTCGGCAAATAG
- a CDS encoding metal-sensitive transcriptional regulator → MESSQATVPLQADAQPAPPHGYTANKDAYLRRLKRIEGQVRGIARMVDEDKYCIDILTQVSAVTKALHAVSLGLVEEHIGHCVVGAAAEPDPDLRAEAIDAKVKEAAEAIGRLLR, encoded by the coding sequence ATGGAATCTTCCCAGGCAACCGTCCCCTTGCAGGCTGATGCCCAGCCCGCGCCGCCGCATGGCTACACCGCCAACAAGGACGCCTATTTGCGAAGGCTCAAGCGGATCGAGGGGCAAGTCCGCGGCATTGCCCGGATGGTGGATGAGGACAAATACTGCATCGACATCCTGACTCAGGTTTCCGCTGTCACCAAGGCGCTGCACGCCGTCAGCCTGGGCCTTGTCGAGGAACACATCGGCCACTGCGTCGTGGGCGCGGCCGCCGAACCCGATCCTGACTTGCGGGCTGAAGCGATCGACGCCAAGGTCAAGGAGGCAGCGGAAGCAATCGGCCGCCTCCTGCGGTGA